From Rhododendron vialii isolate Sample 1 chromosome 7a, ASM3025357v1:
TGTTGTCCATAACCCACAATCATCGTGTTCCACAAGATAATATTTCTGAAGACCATCTCATCGAAGGTCTTGCGAGCATCCTCTATGTTTTCATTCTTCGCATACATATCAACAAGTGTGCTAGCCACTACCACGTCTAAATCAAATGACAAGCTAATAACAAGGCTATGAAGCTGCCTACCAAACACTGAACATCCCAAAACGGCAGAGGCATTGAGCAGATTACTAAATGTAAAACCATCCCCATTTACACCCTCCAACCGCATCAGACTAAAGACCAAAAGAGCATCTTTTTCCAAACAATTCGAAACATAGCAAGACACCATCACGTTCCACAAGACCAAATCTTTCCCCAAACAACAATCAAAAGTGCATCTTGCATCTCCAACTAAACCGAATTTCGAATAGAAATCAACGAGAGCACTACTTACAAAGCAGTTCACACACAGTCCCAGTTTCACTATAATACAATGCAACTGCCGGCCAATCTCAACATCATCCAGCTCAATGCTGACACGAAGCAAACTCGTAAACGTGATGCAATCAGGGCTCATCATCTGTGATAACATCCTCTTGAAATAGGGAAAACCCAGATCGAAAATCGACCTAAAACCAGCTCCACAGGTAGCTAAACCACACAGCAAAGTATTCCAAGTTACAATATTCCTCACCAGCATTTCATCAAACAGATTGCAAGCATCATGGAACTCCTTGCACTTAACATAAACATTCAAGAGCTGGTTTTGCAATGACAGTACATTACATAACCCTGACTTATACAGATACCCATGTAGCTGTAGTCCTCCCAAAAAAGAACCCATTCTTGCAGAGTTTTTCAAGGCAATGGAAAGTAAGGAAGGGGTTAAGTATGAGCTCAAGAAATGGGTCGTTTCCAAACCCGCCACTGAAGCTCTGAGTCGACCCAGATGTGAAAATTCGTTGTTAAAATGATGGTTTCGGCCGTTTTGGTTGATTGGGTTTACAGTTATGGCGGTTGATAACTGACGTTTGAAATGGACGGTGCGGAATTTGTGGATCATAAGTTTAAGAAACGAaggaaaacagtttttttataggagtatatatatgtataaaagAACGAAAAGGAGAAccgtttgaagaaaataaatcaaACGTCGGCGGGAAAACTGTTTTAGGAGAATGCTTAAAGATCGATCGAAGtactctttattttgttttaatggATGACAGGGTTTTATAAAAGATAAATTTGATTTAATATTAGGACACAATTTGTATCGACTCCAATAATTATACATTCTCCAAGAAccgtatattttttttatcggcctCGAAGAACCCTATATTCTGTTAGCGGGTCCTTATAAATGGCACTCTAACAGTAAACACCCTGTagcagagggaaaaaaaagagagaaattcaCCAACTAGGTCGAATGATTAAAGAGAATCATATCTCTTGTCATTGAAACATCAAAACCAGAATTGTTGGCGAAGCGATGGATCGGGAAATGTTGCAGTGCACAGTCCAGAAGTGCACGGCAGCAGCGTAGTGCAGCAAAAGCTTTTTTACAGAGTAAAATTAAGTTCCAAATTAATCTTGCCCATATTACTAGGGTTTAcgaccaataatcaaattttcttaaatttaATTCATCTCTAAGCAAATTTAAATGTTTAACAAAATGACTTTGCTTTGTCGCACTACACCATTTTAGTGCCGGGGTGCGCTGCAGCATCTCCTAGCTAGGCCTTGCTAAAGTTACGGAGTGAAAttgtttcactcttttttttggcacATAAAAACACTTCTTTTGTCTTTAATTATACTAAAGCATAAAATTGCGTTTGATTTGCAGAAAA
This genomic window contains:
- the LOC131333048 gene encoding pentatricopeptide repeat-containing protein At2g46050, mitochondrial isoform X3, whose amino-acid sequence is MIHKFRTVHFKRQLSTAITVNPINQNGRNHHFNNEFSHLGRLRASVAGLETTHFLSSYLTPSLLSIALKNSARMGSFLGGLQLHGYLYKSGLCNVLSLQNQLLNVYVKCKEFHDACNLFDEMLVRNIVTWNTLLCGLATCGAGFRSIFDLGFPYFKRMLSQMMSPDCITFTSLLRVSIELDDVEIGRQLHCIIVKLGLCVNCFVSSALVDFYSKFGLVGDARCTFDCCLGKDLVLWNVMVSCYVSNCLEKDALLVFSLMRLEGVNGDGFTFSNLLNASAVLGCSVFGRQLHSLVISLSFDLDVVVASTLVDMYAKNENIEDARKTFDEMVFRNIILWNTMIVGYGQHGDRKEAVELLVEMFREDLHPDELTLASVLSSCGNLSSFSEIVQLHAYAIKVGLQTVLSIANSLINAYSKCGTIAVAFKCFSSISEPDIVSWASMIRAYAFNGLPRKGIELFDEMLLNGKTPDRVAFLGVLSACSHGGLVDEGLHYFNLMTNVYNIEPHSEHYTCLIDVLGRLGLVDHALEVLTSMPFEPGSDQLGAFIGACKVHGNSELANWAAEKLFVLEPGKHANYTLLCNTYASKGCWVDVARVRKMMRNRCNDKVPGCSWIEIAGYHGTTCRSC
- the LOC131333048 gene encoding pentatricopeptide repeat-containing protein At2g46050, mitochondrial isoform X1 codes for the protein MIHKFRTVHFKRQLSTAITVNPINQNGRNHHFNNEFSHLGRLRASVAGLETTHFLSSYLTPSLLSIALKNSARMGSFLGGLQLHGYLYKSGLCNVLSLQNQLLNVYVKCKEFHDACNLFDEMLVRNIVTWNTLLCGLATCGAGFRSIFDLGFPYFKRMLSQMMSPDCITFTSLLRVSIELDDVEIGRQLHCIIVKLGLCVNCFVSSALVDFYSKFGLVGDARCTFDCCLGKDLVLWNVMVSCYVSNCLEKDALLVFSLMRLEGVNGDGFTFSNLLNASAVLGCSVFGRQLHSLVISLSFDLDVVVASTLVDMYAKNENIEDARKTFDEMVFRNIILWNTMIVGYGQHGDRKEAVELLVEMFREDLHPDELTLASVLSSCGNLSSFSEIVQLHAYAIKVGLQTVLSIANSLINAYSKCGTIAVAFKCFSSISEPDIVSWASMIRAYAFNGLPRKGIELFDEMLLNGKTPDRVAFLGVLSACSHGGLVDEGLHYFNLMTNVYNIEPHSEHYTCLIDVLGRLGLVDHALEVLTSMPFEPGSDQLGAFIGACKVHGNSELANWAAEKLFVLEPGKHANYTLLCNTYASKGCWVDVARVRKMMRNRCNDKVPGCSWIEIADDHRIRYDIKSSNIIDSANLQAKRADFVYSLLAAEKSNVYQFG
- the LOC131333048 gene encoding pentatricopeptide repeat-containing protein At2g46050, mitochondrial isoform X2, with the protein product MIHKFRTVHFKRQLSTAITVNPINQNGRNHHFNNEFSHLGRLRASVAGLETTHFLSSYLTPSLLSIALKNSARMGSFLGGLQLHGYLYKSGLCNVLSLQNQLLNVYVKCKEFHDACNLFDEMLVRNIVTWNTLLCGLATCGAGFRSIFDLGFPYFKRMLSQMMSPDCITFTSLLRVSIELDDVEIGRQLHCIIVKLGLCVNCFVSSALVDFYSKFGLVGDARCTFDCCLGKDLVLWNVMVSCYVSNCLEKDALLVFSLMRLEGVNGDGFTFSNLLNASAVLGCSVFGRQLHSLVISLSFDLDVVVASTLVDMYAKNENIEDARKTFDEMVFRNIILWNTMIVGYGQHGDRKEAVELLVEMFREDLHPDELTLASVLSSCGNLSSFSEIVQLHAYAIKVGLQTVLSIANSLINAYSKCGTIAVAFKCFSSISEPDIVSWASMIRAYAFNGLPRKGIELFDEMLLNGKTPDRVAFLGVLSACSHGGLVDEGLHYFNLMTNVYNIEPHSEHYTCLIDVLGRLGLVDHALEVLTSMPFEPGSDQLGAFIGACKVHGNSELANWAAEKLFVLEPGKHANYTLLCNTYASKGCWVDVARVRKMMRNRCNDKVPGCSWIEIADVHELLDVAMIPAQ